One segment of Pseudodesulfovibrio sp. 5S69 DNA contains the following:
- a CDS encoding tRNA (cytidine(34)-2'-O)-methyltransferase, which produces MRIVLFEPEIPPNTGNIARLCAATRTPLHLIEPLGFSIDDKHLKRAGLDYWPHVDVTVHPDFDQFIETVAPPRLVMATTKARTAHHRFGFRADDAIVLGPETRGLPRELMEGHPRVRIPIWGEVRSLNLSTATGILLFEALRQTDSIVDVFPA; this is translated from the coding sequence ATGCGCATCGTCCTCTTCGAGCCGGAAATTCCGCCCAACACCGGCAACATCGCCCGGCTGTGCGCGGCCACCAGGACCCCGCTGCACCTCATCGAGCCGCTCGGCTTCTCCATAGACGACAAGCATCTCAAGCGCGCCGGGCTGGACTACTGGCCGCACGTCGACGTGACCGTGCACCCGGATTTCGACCAGTTTATCGAAACCGTGGCCCCGCCGCGACTGGTCATGGCCACCACCAAGGCGCGCACGGCCCACCACCGCTTCGGATTCCGGGCCGACGACGCCATCGTCCTCGGCCCGGAGACGCGCGGCCTGCCCCGGGAACTCATGGAGGGCCACCCCAGGGTGCGCATCCCCATCTGGGGCGAGGTACGCAGCCTGAACCTGTCCACGGCCACGGGCATTCTGCTCTTCGAGGCCCTGCGCCAGACCGACTCCATCGTGGACGTCTTCCCGGCTTGA
- a CDS encoding molybdopterin-guanine dinucleotide biosynthesis protein MobB, with the protein MKAVSIIGPKNSGKTTLGVELARHFKERGMTVSAAKFSHHGFDWRDADTTDYAAVCDTVTGLGPKEAFVHWTGHRFLPDLLPLLTNDVLIVEGGKELGFLPRILCLRGDLSDGIDWLHPELAIASVGETAVDGVPVIDDLPALADVVLEKGFFLPGMDCETCGRPDCRTLAAEIVAGKTTPRACLAMHNSIQVDIDGAVVGMKPFVEDIISASIREMIRTLKGYAPGKATIKLDV; encoded by the coding sequence ATGAAGGCAGTCTCCATCATCGGACCGAAAAATTCCGGCAAGACCACCCTGGGCGTGGAACTCGCGCGTCACTTCAAGGAACGTGGAATGACTGTGTCCGCGGCCAAGTTCAGCCACCACGGCTTCGACTGGAGAGATGCCGACACCACGGACTACGCCGCCGTGTGCGACACCGTGACGGGCCTGGGGCCCAAGGAGGCCTTCGTCCACTGGACCGGGCACCGCTTCCTGCCGGACCTGCTGCCGCTTTTGACCAACGACGTGCTCATCGTGGAAGGCGGCAAGGAGCTCGGGTTTCTGCCCCGCATCCTCTGTCTGCGCGGCGATCTGTCCGACGGCATTGACTGGCTGCACCCGGAACTGGCCATCGCCAGCGTGGGCGAGACCGCCGTGGACGGCGTACCGGTGATCGACGATCTCCCGGCCCTGGCCGATGTGGTCCTTGAGAAGGGGTTCTTCCTGCCGGGCATGGACTGCGAGACCTGCGGCCGCCCGGACTGCCGAACCCTGGCCGCGGAAATTGTGGCCGGAAAGACCACTCCCCGAGCCTGCCTGGCCATGCACAATTCCATCCAGGTCGACATCGACGGCGCGGTGGTGGGCATGAAGCCGTTCGTGGAGGACATCATCTCCGCCTCCATCCGCGAGATGATCCGCACCCTCAAGGGGTACGCGCCGGGCAAGGCGACCATCAAGCTGGACGTCTAG
- a CDS encoding (deoxy)nucleoside triphosphate pyrophosphohydrolase, producing the protein MSKPVLEVVAGIVWRDGEYLAVRRPEGGPMAGWWEFPGGKVERGETREQALVREFREELDVTPEEFAYWRDLRHEYDEFSVHLYFYHITKYSGELKGVEGQQMAWADPTGPVALDFLPADVVIVEALHN; encoded by the coding sequence ATGAGCAAGCCGGTCCTGGAGGTGGTGGCGGGCATCGTCTGGCGCGACGGGGAATACCTGGCCGTGCGGCGGCCCGAGGGCGGGCCCATGGCCGGATGGTGGGAATTCCCCGGCGGCAAGGTGGAGCGGGGCGAGACGCGCGAACAGGCCCTGGTCCGCGAGTTCCGCGAGGAGTTGGACGTAACGCCCGAGGAATTTGCGTACTGGCGCGACCTGCGGCACGAGTACGACGAGTTCTCCGTTCATCTGTATTTTTACCATATCACTAAATATTCAGGTGAGTTGAAGGGTGTGGAAGGCCAGCAGATGGCCTGGGCCGATCCCACGGGGCCGGTCGCTCTCGACTTCCTGCCCGCCGACGTCGTCATCGTCGAAGCTCTCCACAATTGA
- the rfbB gene encoding dTDP-glucose 4,6-dehydratase has product MKLLVTGGCGFIGTNFIRLMLAAHPDWSILNLDKLTYAGNRLNLLDLEENEPRYEFVQGDICDRELVMDLLSGNGIDAVVNFAAESHVDRSINDPSPFVTTNTGGAQNLMECARQCGTGRFVHVSTDEVYGTLGPSGKFTETTPLAPNSPYSASKAGADLMARAYFETYGFPVLITRCSNNYGPYQFPEKLIPLMYLNAKADKPLPVYGDGLNVRDWIYVDDHCRGVELTLTKGREGQAYNFGGNAEETNISVVKTLLSIVGKPESLITFVTDRPGHDKRYAMDYSLAAEELGFAPTLPFDQGLARTVAWYEANATWLEQVQSGEYRTFMDSWYEERA; this is encoded by the coding sequence ATGAAACTTCTCGTCACCGGCGGCTGCGGCTTCATCGGCACCAACTTCATCCGGCTCATGCTCGCCGCGCACCCGGACTGGTCCATCCTCAACCTGGACAAGCTGACCTACGCGGGCAACCGGTTGAACCTCCTCGACCTTGAAGAAAACGAGCCGCGCTACGAGTTCGTCCAGGGCGACATCTGCGACCGGGAACTGGTCATGGACCTCCTGTCCGGCAATGGAATCGACGCGGTGGTCAACTTCGCGGCCGAATCCCACGTGGACCGGTCCATCAACGACCCGTCCCCCTTCGTGACCACCAACACGGGCGGGGCCCAGAACCTCATGGAGTGCGCCAGGCAGTGCGGCACCGGACGGTTCGTCCACGTGTCCACGGACGAGGTCTACGGCACCCTCGGCCCCTCGGGTAAATTCACCGAGACCACGCCGCTGGCCCCGAACAGCCCGTACTCGGCCAGCAAGGCGGGAGCGGACCTCATGGCCCGCGCCTACTTCGAGACCTACGGTTTTCCGGTGCTGATCACGCGCTGCTCCAACAACTACGGGCCGTACCAATTCCCGGAGAAACTCATCCCGCTCATGTATCTGAACGCCAAGGCGGACAAACCGCTGCCGGTCTACGGCGACGGGCTCAACGTGCGCGACTGGATCTATGTGGACGACCACTGCCGGGGCGTGGAGCTGACCCTGACCAAGGGACGCGAGGGCCAGGCCTACAACTTCGGCGGCAACGCCGAGGAGACCAACATTTCCGTGGTCAAGACCCTGCTGTCCATCGTGGGCAAGCCGGAGTCGCTGATTACCTTCGTCACGGACCGACCGGGCCACGACAAGCGGTACGCCATGGACTACTCCCTGGCGGCCGAAGAGCTCGGATTCGCACCGACCTTGCCCTTTGACCAGGGGCTGGCCCGGACCGTCGCCTGGTACGAGGCCAACGCCACCTGGCTCGAACAGGTCCAGAGCGGCGAATACCGGACGTTCATGGACTCCTGGTACGAGGAGCGCGCCTGA
- the rfbD gene encoding dTDP-4-dehydrorhamnose reductase, protein MRMEGSRIAVLGGRTGLLGQALTTALDNAGALAFPLSRRDCDVLDPLSVEQWLDKNDPDLLINATGYTQVDLAEDEPERAFALNGSVPPLLATLAARRAIPFVHYSTDFVFNGRKRSPYTEYDEPNATSVYGISKADGERGLLKLGYRRTLIIRISWLFGPGRTNFVKKILGLADAHKTLTVVNDQIGSPSYTPDVAKNTVKLLEWDATGIFHLANAGETSWHGLANTAVNLANKDCTVSPVPTSAYPTKASRPPYSVLDLSKFTRTTGTAPRSWEDALRQYVLGDLGLGA, encoded by the coding sequence ATGCGTATGGAAGGCTCGCGCATCGCCGTCCTCGGCGGCAGGACCGGCCTGCTCGGCCAGGCCCTGACCACGGCCCTGGACAACGCCGGAGCCCTTGCCTTTCCCTTGTCCAGACGGGATTGCGACGTCCTCGATCCGCTGTCCGTGGAACAATGGCTGGACAAGAACGACCCGGACCTGCTCATCAACGCCACGGGCTACACCCAGGTGGACCTGGCCGAAGACGAGCCGGAAAGGGCGTTTGCGCTCAACGGCTCGGTCCCGCCGCTGCTGGCCACCCTGGCCGCGCGCCGGGCCATCCCGTTTGTCCACTACAGCACGGACTTCGTCTTCAACGGCCGGAAACGCTCGCCCTACACCGAGTACGACGAGCCCAACGCCACCTCGGTCTACGGAATCAGCAAGGCGGACGGGGAGCGCGGCCTGCTCAAGCTCGGCTACAGGCGCACCCTGATTATCCGCATCTCCTGGCTCTTCGGGCCGGGGCGGACAAATTTCGTCAAAAAGATCCTGGGACTGGCCGACGCGCACAAGACCCTGACCGTGGTCAACGACCAGATCGGTTCCCCGTCCTACACCCCGGACGTGGCGAAAAACACCGTCAAATTGCTGGAATGGGACGCCACCGGCATCTTCCACCTGGCCAATGCGGGCGAGACCTCCTGGCACGGGCTGGCCAACACGGCCGTGAACCTGGCGAACAAGGACTGCACGGTCTCGCCGGTGCCCACCTCGGCTTACCCCACCAAGGCCTCCCGGCCGCCCTACTCGGTGCTCGACCTGTCCAAGTTCACCCGGACCACGGGCACGGCCCCGCGCTCCTGGGAGGACGCGCTCAGGCAATACGTGCTGGGTGATCTCGGCCTGGGCGCCTAG
- a CDS encoding methylenetetrahydrofolate reductase, with product MRVCDLIEGTSPFLSLEFFPPKEREAWPAFFEVVDKLKVLDPLFASVTYGAGGGTQDNTLEIATRMKRDHGIEPITHLTSVGASAEKLDGFLESLVKAGIDNVLALRGDPPRGLDDFDFSAQEFQHASELIEYICSRYPDLCVGGAAYPEPHCESPSIKSDLDMVHLKVRKGAKFLVTQMFFDNRMYFDYVERLKLMGADVPVIPGVMPLLSLKSAKFILSLCGAAIPGKFLSALEKAHEEGGDDAVYALGIDYATKQARELIEGGAPGVHLYTLNRAEAVLEIGKNLNI from the coding sequence TTGCGCGTTTGTGATCTGATCGAAGGGACGTCCCCGTTCCTCTCCCTGGAGTTCTTCCCTCCCAAGGAGCGGGAGGCCTGGCCCGCCTTTTTCGAGGTGGTCGACAAGCTCAAGGTCCTCGATCCCCTGTTCGCGTCCGTGACCTACGGCGCGGGCGGCGGCACCCAGGACAACACCCTGGAGATCGCCACCCGGATGAAACGGGACCACGGCATCGAGCCTATTACCCACCTGACCAGCGTGGGGGCCTCGGCCGAGAAACTGGACGGTTTCCTGGAAAGCCTGGTCAAGGCCGGCATCGACAATGTCCTGGCCCTGCGCGGCGACCCGCCCCGTGGCCTGGACGATTTCGATTTCAGCGCCCAGGAGTTCCAGCACGCCTCGGAGCTGATCGAATACATCTGCTCGCGGTATCCCGACCTGTGCGTGGGCGGGGCGGCCTATCCCGAGCCCCATTGCGAGTCGCCGTCCATCAAGTCCGACCTGGACATGGTCCATCTCAAGGTGCGCAAGGGTGCGAAGTTCCTAGTCACCCAGATGTTCTTCGACAACCGCATGTATTTCGACTACGTGGAGCGCCTCAAGCTGATGGGCGCGGACGTGCCGGTCATTCCCGGCGTCATGCCGCTCCTGAGCCTGAAGTCGGCCAAATTCATCCTCAGCCTGTGTGGCGCGGCCATTCCGGGCAAGTTCCTGAGCGCTCTCGAAAAGGCGCATGAGGAGGGCGGTGACGATGCCGTGTACGCACTCGGCATCGACTACGCGACCAAACAGGCTCGGGAGCTCATCGAAGGCGGCGCGCCGGGCGTACACCTGTATACGCTCAACCGCGCCGAGGCCGTTCTTGAAATCGGAAAAAATCTCAATATATAG
- a CDS encoding SulP family inorganic anion transporter: MAIFKCESCGYERIVPDALAGRKAKCPGCGRGVTIEAEDEAVAGGIPYEVEVEEPAGAAAQDETLPAGGDGEPLKPIDLDAGELTVDLERPEDVICAACGHIQEPGHGDACSRCGARLEAVEELPEVDESEIDVSDLAEPDEPQVWDADFRDGAEAANIEAVGDPDRWRLLRGGKTLNLYAGIVSGVLSLFFVYSLSLLAASQGGMHQYLPFLLGTALTGVIVGSIFFSFLSRVPFALVGPETVLTAVLFLFMGSMYRYMADTFAPELILPTILAGVATAALLTGLSLLVLGQLKLGEYIRFIPLQIIGGVIGGVGVFVLIGAFAWMGGLNLDWSNVYSLGLSLVTNFNLSEDLYTMGPSVIFGLILFFAMFRTKNSLFLLALILVAVGAGNAAGVWATDPAVRDLAQPVAFPKGSLLVHLVEVLKSPMLFADIQWSVIKSHGLYIGAMVVLAVLTVMFRITRLELIRGRESDLSREYSALGVTNMVSGLCCGMPVSLSFGRSAGSYAAGGRGPLVGIVAGLICAVGLFYADFILPMIPRFVPEGLLVYAGLDLIRDWMLRTKSSFTSRSELWLLRFTFAATILLGLLEGIGFGVALALMVTVSRVGRGGVVRNVLSGSQHTSNVDRASAQQRVLKEFGDHIHIMRLQGFLFLGAMEQLLRDIRRRLDDDNQLSLEYLVLDFRLARGFASASSFGFAKLYKLAVQNRIQVVITSAPLELESHLVSLGYAGDEDGQFKIFFNLDYALEWCENRVLDAEGMLEIRQKTLPELLVPIFPEPKYIPALMKVLKREVAQAGEAVFRQGDSSDAMYFVESGRLDVELELPDGRIIRLKKVGPGAVFGEMGIYTLSPRSATIRAAEKCVLYRMTLRKLDAIEARVPRLVTAINRFLINLLSERLANSNARVRELML; the protein is encoded by the coding sequence GTGGCTATTTTCAAGTGTGAATCCTGCGGCTATGAACGCATTGTTCCGGATGCTTTGGCCGGGAGAAAGGCCAAGTGTCCCGGTTGCGGCCGGGGCGTGACCATCGAGGCCGAAGATGAGGCCGTGGCAGGCGGCATCCCGTATGAGGTGGAGGTGGAGGAACCGGCCGGGGCCGCGGCGCAGGACGAAACGCTTCCGGCTGGTGGCGACGGCGAGCCGCTGAAGCCCATCGACCTGGACGCCGGGGAGTTGACAGTGGACCTGGAAAGGCCCGAGGACGTCATCTGCGCCGCCTGCGGCCATATACAGGAGCCGGGTCACGGCGACGCCTGTTCCCGGTGTGGCGCGCGGCTCGAAGCCGTGGAGGAACTGCCCGAGGTGGACGAAAGCGAGATCGACGTCAGCGACCTGGCCGAACCCGACGAGCCGCAGGTTTGGGACGCCGATTTCCGGGACGGCGCGGAAGCGGCGAACATCGAGGCGGTAGGCGATCCGGACCGCTGGCGGCTGCTGCGAGGCGGCAAGACCCTGAATCTGTATGCGGGCATCGTCTCCGGCGTTCTGTCCCTCTTTTTCGTCTATTCCCTGTCCCTGCTGGCCGCGTCCCAGGGGGGCATGCACCAGTATCTGCCGTTTCTGCTCGGCACCGCCCTGACCGGGGTTATCGTCGGGTCCATTTTCTTTTCCTTCCTGTCGCGGGTTCCCTTCGCCCTGGTCGGCCCGGAGACGGTCCTGACCGCCGTGCTCTTCCTGTTCATGGGCAGCATGTACCGCTACATGGCCGACACATTCGCCCCGGAACTCATCCTGCCGACCATCCTGGCTGGCGTGGCGACGGCGGCGTTGTTGACCGGGTTGAGCCTGCTGGTGCTCGGCCAGCTCAAGCTCGGCGAATACATCCGCTTCATCCCGCTGCAGATTATCGGCGGGGTCATCGGCGGCGTGGGCGTGTTCGTGCTCATCGGGGCCTTCGCCTGGATGGGCGGGCTGAACCTCGACTGGAGCAACGTCTACAGCCTGGGGCTGTCTCTGGTGACCAATTTCAACCTGAGCGAGGACCTCTACACCATGGGGCCGAGCGTGATCTTCGGCCTGATCCTGTTTTTCGCCATGTTCCGGACCAAGAACTCCCTGTTCCTGCTGGCCCTTATCCTGGTGGCCGTGGGCGCGGGCAACGCGGCGGGCGTCTGGGCCACGGACCCGGCGGTCCGCGACCTGGCCCAGCCCGTGGCCTTTCCCAAGGGGTCGTTGCTGGTCCACCTGGTGGAGGTGCTCAAGTCGCCCATGCTCTTTGCCGACATCCAATGGTCGGTGATCAAGTCCCACGGGCTGTACATCGGGGCCATGGTCGTCCTGGCCGTGCTCACGGTCATGTTCCGGATCACCCGGTTGGAGCTGATCCGGGGGCGCGAGAGCGACCTGAGCCGCGAATACAGTGCGCTGGGCGTGACCAACATGGTTTCCGGGCTGTGTTGCGGCATGCCGGTCTCCCTGTCCTTCGGCCGGAGTGCGGGCAGCTATGCCGCGGGCGGCCGGGGACCGCTGGTCGGTATCGTGGCCGGGCTGATCTGCGCCGTCGGGTTGTTCTATGCGGACTTCATCCTGCCCATGATCCCCCGGTTCGTGCCCGAGGGGCTGCTCGTCTATGCCGGGCTGGACCTCATCCGTGATTGGATGCTGCGCACCAAGTCGTCCTTCACCAGCCGTTCCGAGCTGTGGCTGCTCCGGTTCACCTTCGCGGCCACCATCCTGCTCGGGCTGCTTGAGGGCATCGGCTTCGGCGTGGCTCTGGCCCTGATGGTTACGGTCAGCCGCGTGGGCCGGGGCGGGGTGGTGCGCAACGTGCTCTCCGGCTCCCAGCACACCAGCAACGTGGACCGGGCCTCCGCCCAGCAGCGCGTCCTCAAGGAGTTCGGCGATCATATCCACATCATGCGTCTTCAGGGGTTCCTCTTCCTGGGAGCCATGGAACAGCTCCTCCGGGACATCCGCAGGCGGCTGGACGACGACAACCAGCTCTCTCTGGAATACCTAGTCCTCGATTTCCGGCTGGCCAGGGGGTTTGCCTCGGCCTCAAGCTTCGGCTTCGCCAAGCTGTACAAGCTGGCCGTACAGAACAGGATTCAGGTGGTCATCACCAGCGCTCCGCTGGAGCTGGAGTCGCACCTGGTCTCCCTGGGATACGCGGGCGACGAGGACGGGCAATTCAAGATTTTCTTCAACCTGGACTATGCCCTGGAGTGGTGCGAAAACCGCGTGCTGGACGCCGAGGGCATGCTCGAGATCCGGCAGAAGACCCTGCCCGAACTGTTGGTGCCGATCTTCCCGGAACCCAAGTACATCCCGGCGCTCATGAAGGTCCTCAAGCGCGAGGTGGCCCAGGCGGGCGAGGCGGTCTTCCGCCAGGGCGACAGTTCGGACGCCATGTATTTCGTGGAGTCCGGCAGGCTGGACGTGGAACTGGAACTGCCGGACGGGCGGATCATCCGGCTCAAGAAGGTCGGGCCCGGCGCGGTCTTCGGCGAGATGGGCATCTACACCCTGTCCCCGAGGTCTGCGACCATCCGGGCGGCGGAGAAATGCGTCCTCTACCGCATGACCCTGCGCAAGCTCGACGCCATCGAGGCGCGCGTGCCCAGGCTGGTCACGGCCATCAACCGGTTCCTGATCAATCTTCTGTCCGAGCGGTTGGCCAATTCCAACGCCAGGGTCCGCGAACTGATGCTCTAG
- a CDS encoding aminotransferase class IV, producing the protein MAKVADSKTYLEAMLAVERPGAGEIQAFYEHRVGMICTDPKLMVMPWDDHLVHRGDGIFETMKFVDGKLYQLEPHMARMQRSCRAIYMTPPCSWDEIRELILDVARAGGRESGMVRVLLGRGPGGFGIYPSECPESSLYVVSYDLHPKPESVYEKGVTAFKTSIPAKQSYLATIKSIDYLPNVLMKHEAEEKGYDFPFCFDRNGFLAEGATENVCIVDEGGKLIIPEFTNALAGTTLMRAVDLIKSEVPIVFRSISEEEILLAREVIIVGTTGDAIPVVRFNGKPIHNVKPGPVAARIRELLKKDLQDTGIPL; encoded by the coding sequence GTGGCCAAGGTAGCGGATTCGAAAACCTATCTGGAAGCCATGCTGGCCGTCGAGCGGCCCGGCGCAGGCGAAATCCAGGCCTTCTACGAGCACCGTGTGGGCATGATCTGCACGGACCCCAAGCTCATGGTCATGCCCTGGGACGACCATTTGGTCCATCGCGGTGACGGCATCTTCGAGACCATGAAGTTCGTCGACGGGAAGCTCTACCAGCTCGAGCCGCACATGGCCCGCATGCAACGGTCCTGCCGGGCCATCTACATGACCCCGCCGTGCTCTTGGGACGAGATCCGAGAGCTGATCCTCGACGTGGCCAGGGCGGGCGGCCGCGAGAGCGGCATGGTCCGTGTGCTCCTGGGGCGCGGACCCGGCGGCTTCGGCATCTATCCGTCCGAGTGCCCGGAATCGAGCCTCTACGTGGTCTCCTACGACCTGCATCCCAAGCCGGAATCGGTCTACGAAAAGGGGGTCACCGCCTTCAAGACCTCCATCCCGGCCAAGCAGTCGTACCTGGCGACCATCAAGTCCATCGACTACCTGCCCAACGTGCTCATGAAGCACGAGGCCGAGGAGAAGGGCTACGATTTCCCGTTCTGCTTCGACCGCAACGGGTTCCTGGCCGAAGGGGCCACCGAGAACGTCTGTATCGTGGACGAGGGCGGCAAGCTGATCATCCCGGAATTCACCAACGCCCTGGCCGGGACCACTCTGATGCGCGCCGTGGACCTGATCAAAAGTGAGGTGCCCATCGTCTTCCGCAGCATCAGCGAAGAGGAAATCCTCCTGGCCCGCGAAGTCATCATCGTCGGCACCACCGGCGACGCCATCCCCGTGGTCCGGTTCAACGGCAAACCCATCCATAACGTCAAGCCCGGCCCCGTGGCCGCCCGCATCCGCGAGCTCCTCAAAAAGGACCTCCAGGACACCGGCATCCCCCTCTAG
- a CDS encoding glycosyltransferase family 2 protein yields MRKHTVSIIVSDPETHPGLPRLLQSISRQSDGLDRTEIVVAGNGGHAPSDEALWRAITGLEAVRLETFDPDVTPARARNLAAAKAIGDRLVFLRPDHRLDPKYLTTADAVFADHHETGVMYADYIRLAPGRNRSMGPSMIQLPPYRDGLLQARGFLGPGVLITREAFDRTAGFRDNTFYRDWDLWVQAAQAGAPFYHVGYPLTSCEHRKVSFRERAEDGRSKAVLVINNQHFFHEHTVRWALAYLRGDAWAEAFGFMTIPGPMDVTRMLHDHAMRTMGTDTLAEEAIRQFDQAVINSHLL; encoded by the coding sequence ATGCGCAAGCATACCGTTTCCATAATCGTTTCCGACCCGGAAACCCACCCCGGCCTGCCGCGACTGCTGCAGTCCATCTCCCGACAGTCCGACGGGCTGGACCGGACCGAGATCGTGGTGGCGGGAAACGGCGGACACGCCCCTTCCGACGAGGCCCTCTGGCGGGCCATCACTGGCCTGGAGGCCGTCCGGCTGGAGACCTTCGATCCCGACGTCACCCCGGCGCGGGCGCGCAACCTTGCCGCGGCCAAGGCCATCGGCGACCGGCTCGTCTTCCTGCGGCCCGACCACCGTCTCGACCCCAAGTACCTGACCACAGCCGACGCGGTCTTCGCGGACCACCACGAGACCGGCGTCATGTATGCCGACTACATCCGGCTCGCGCCGGGCAGGAACCGCTCCATGGGCCCATCCATGATCCAACTGCCGCCCTACCGCGACGGCCTGCTCCAGGCACGCGGCTTTCTCGGCCCCGGCGTGCTCATCACCCGCGAAGCCTTTGACCGGACCGCCGGTTTCCGCGATAACACCTTCTACCGGGACTGGGACCTGTGGGTCCAGGCGGCGCAGGCGGGGGCTCCATTCTATCACGTCGGCTACCCGCTGACCTCCTGCGAACACCGCAAGGTTTCTTTCCGCGAACGGGCCGAAGACGGGCGGAGCAAGGCCGTCCTGGTCATCAACAACCAGCACTTCTTCCATGAACACACGGTGCGCTGGGCGCTCGCCTATCTGCGCGGCGACGCCTGGGCCGAGGCCTTCGGCTTCATGACCATCCCCGGCCCCATGGACGTCACCCGCATGCTCCACGACCACGCCATGCGCACCATGGGCACCGACACCCTGGCCGAAGAAGCCATCCGACAATTCGACCAGGCGGTCATCAACTCCCACCTCCTGTAA
- a CDS encoding aspartate-semialdehyde dehydrogenase, with amino-acid sequence MSKNFVVAVCGATGAVGQEMLKVLEQRDFPYSKVIPLASVRSAGKKVECKGEELTVQELTEDSFEGVDIALFSAGGSISEKFAPIAAKAGCVVVDNSSAWRMNDECPLVVPEVNPQDLDWHKGIIANPNCSTIQMMVALKPLHDEAKIKRVVVSTYQAVSGTGQKAIEELENQVRRLMSGQPVVADVYPHQIAFNCLPHIDVFMDNGYTKEEMKMVNETIKIMGDPSIKVTATCVRVPVFYGHSESVNIETELKLTADDVRALLAKAPGVTVEDYPEKLIYPMAINASGEDDTFVGRIREDETIENGINMWVVSDNIRKGAALNTVQIAETLIARDLVRVP; translated from the coding sequence ATGAGCAAGAATTTCGTTGTGGCCGTGTGCGGCGCCACGGGCGCCGTGGGTCAGGAAATGTTGAAGGTTTTGGAACAGAGGGATTTCCCCTACAGCAAGGTCATTCCCCTGGCCTCGGTCCGCAGCGCGGGCAAGAAGGTCGAGTGCAAGGGCGAGGAACTGACCGTGCAGGAATTGACCGAGGACTCCTTCGAAGGCGTGGACATCGCCCTGTTCTCCGCAGGCGGCTCCATCAGCGAGAAGTTCGCGCCCATCGCGGCCAAGGCCGGTTGCGTGGTGGTCGACAACTCCTCAGCCTGGCGCATGAACGACGAGTGCCCCCTGGTGGTCCCCGAAGTGAACCCCCAGGATCTGGACTGGCACAAGGGCATCATCGCCAACCCCAACTGCTCCACCATCCAGATGATGGTCGCGCTCAAGCCCCTCCATGACGAGGCCAAGATCAAGCGCGTGGTCGTTTCCACTTACCAGGCCGTGTCCGGCACCGGGCAGAAGGCCATCGAGGAGCTGGAGAACCAGGTGCGCCGCCTCATGTCCGGCCAGCCCGTGGTGGCCGACGTGTACCCGCACCAGATCGCCTTCAACTGCCTGCCGCACATCGATGTCTTCATGGACAACGGCTACACCAAGGAAGAGATGAAGATGGTCAACGAGACCATCAAGATCATGGGCGATCCGTCCATCAAGGTCACCGCCACCTGTGTGCGCGTGCCGGTCTTCTACGGCCACTCCGAGTCCGTGAACATCGAGACCGAGCTCAAGCTGACCGCCGACGACGTCCGCGCCCTGCTGGCCAAGGCCCCGGGCGTGACCGTCGAAGACTACCCGGAAAAGCTCATCTATCCCATGGCTATCAACGCCTCGGGAGAGGACGACACCTTTGTCGGCCGCATCCGCGAGGACGAGACCATTGAGAACGGCATCAACATGTGGGTCGTTTCCGACAACATCCGCAAGGGCGCGGCCCTGAACACCGTCCAGATCGCCGAGACCCTGATCGCGCGCGACCTGGTGCGCGTGCCCTAA